In Gossypium raimondii isolate GPD5lz chromosome 12, ASM2569854v1, whole genome shotgun sequence, a single window of DNA contains:
- the LOC105763686 gene encoding L-ascorbate oxidase has product MVPVRFLLLIPLIALLNGYGVEARIRRYKWEVKNEFKSPDCYRKMVITINGRTPGPTIRAQQNDTIIVEVTNSLFTENIAIHWHGIRQIGTPWFDGSEGITQCPILPGTTFKYQFVVDRPGTYVYHAHYGMQRDSGLYGSIIVGLSDGESEPFAYDYDRNIILNDWYHNSTTEQAVGLSKVPFQWIGEPQSLLIHGRGRFNCSSLSVPSSDPGLCNTTNPDCFPFRLIVVPGKTYRLRVSSLTSLSALSFQIEGHKLTVVEADGHYVEPFVVQNLFIYSGETYSVLVKADQDPTTNYWITSNIVSRPAPNTPPGQGVLVYYPNHPRRSPLTIPPAAPVWNDSRPRMAQSQAIKARRGYIHTPPAVSDRVIVFLNTQNELNGRRRWSVNNVSFTHPLTPYLIALKHNLTHAFDQNPPPDGYDFLNYDIYERHPNANTTSGNGIYRLNFNSIVDVILQNANTMNPKNSETHPWHLHGHDFWVLGYGEGKFDMFNDPNKYNLVNPIMKNTVPVHPFGWTALRFKADNPGAWSFHCHIESHLFMGMGVVFAEGIEKVGKLPSSIMGCGQTQGL; this is encoded by the exons ATGGTTCCGGTCAGGTTTCTGCTTTTAATACCACTTATAGCTTTGTTAAATGGTTATGGTGTTGAGGCAAGAATCCGCCGATATAAATGGGAAGTAAAGAACGAATTCAAGTCCCCTGATTGCTATAGGAAAATGGTAATAACCATCAATGGCCGAACTCCGGGTCCTACAATCAGGGCTCAACAAAACGATACAATCATTGTTGAAGTTACAAATAGTTTGTTTACAGAGAATATTGCAATTCACTGGCATGGGATCCGACAG ATTGGAACACCCTGGTTTGATGGGAGCGAAGGAATAACTCAGTGTCCAATTTTGCCTGGAACCACTTTCAAATACCAGTTTGTGGTCGACAGA CCGGGGACATACGTGTATCATGCACATTATGGAATGCAAAGAGATTCTGGGTTATATGGATCAATCATTGTGGGACTATCTGATGGGGAATCCGAACCTTTTGCATATGATTATGATAGGAACATCATCCTCAATGATTGGTACCATAACAGCACTACTGAACAAGCTGTTGGCTTGTCTAAAGTTCCTTTTCAATGGATTGGAGAGCCTCAG tCTCTTTTGATCCATGGGAGAGGAAGGTTCAACTGTTCTAGTTTAAGTGTTCCAAGTTCAGACCCTGGCCTTTGCAATACCACAAACCCAGACTGCTTCCCTTTTAGATTAATAGTGGTCCCTGGAAAAACATATCGATTGCGAGTTTCCAGTTTGACTTCTTTGTCAGCTCTCAGCTTCCAGATTGAG GGCCATAAATTGACAGTAGTTGAAGCGGATGGGCATTATGTTGAGCCATTTGTTGTGCAAAACTTGTTCATATACTCGGGGGAAACTTATTCGGTTCTAGTAAAAGCCGATCAAGATCCCACCACAAATTATTGGATCACATCAAATATTGTAAGTCGACCAGCGCCCAACACTCCTCCTGGTCAGGGCGTTTTGGTTTACTATCCAAATCATCCAAGGAGATCTCCTCTGACAATCCCTCCGGCAGCCCCCGTCTGGAACGACAGCCGCCCTCGGATGGCACAGAGTCAAGCCATTAAAGCTCGCCGTGGTTACATCCACACTCCTCCTGCAGTCTCCGACAGGGTCATAGTCTTCCTCAACACACAAAACGAGTTAAACGGAAGAAGACGATGGTCGGTTAACAATGTGTCGTTCACGCATCCCCTCACGCCTTACTTGATTGCACTCAAGCACAATTTAACCCACGCTTTCGATCAAAACCCACCTCCCGATGGCTACGATTTCCTCAACTATGATATCTACGAAAGGCACCCAAATGCAAACACAACTTCAGGTAATGGGATTTACAGGCTGAATTTCAACTCCATTGTGGATGTTATACTTCAGAATGCAAACACCATGAACCCGAAGAACAGTGAGACGCATCCATGGCATTTGCATGGCCATGATTTCTGGGTTTTAGGGTACGGAGAAGGGAAGTTCGATATGTTCAATGATCCCAACAAGTACAATTTGGTGAATCCGATTATGAAGAACACGGTGCCGGTACATCCTTTTGGATGGACGGCTCTGAGGTTTAAAGCAGATAACCCTGGGGCCTGGTCATTCCATTGCCATATAGAATCCCATCTCTTCATGGGAATGGGTGTGGTTTTCGCTGAAGGGATTGAGAAGGTGGGGAAGTTACCGTCTTCTATCATGGGGTGTGGTCAAACTCAAGGtctttaa